The following proteins are encoded in a genomic region of Pyrus communis chromosome 11, drPyrComm1.1, whole genome shotgun sequence:
- the LOC137708771 gene encoding prohibitin-3, mitochondrial-like, with protein MGSNQAAVSFLTNLARAGIGLGAGATILNSALYTVDGGQRAVLFDRFRGVIDDTIGEGTHFLIPWLQKPYIFDIRTRPHTFSSVSGTKDLQMVNLTLRVLSRPEVARLPQIFKTLGLEYDEKVLPSIGNEVLKAVVAQFNADQLLTERPHVSALVRESLIRRARDFNIVLDDVAITHLSYGLEFSRAVEAKQVAQQEAERSKFVVAKTEQERRAAIIRAQGESEAAKLISDATASAGMGLIELRRIEASREVANTLARSPNVSYLPGGKNILFGLNPR; from the coding sequence ATGGGAAGCAACCAAGCTGCCGTATCCTTCCTCACCAACCTCGCGCGCGCCGGCATTGGCCTCGGCGCCGGCGCCACAATCCTCAACTCCGCGCTCTACACCGTCGACGGCGGCCAGCGCGCCGTCCTTTTCGACCGTTTCCGCGGAGTCATCGACGACACCATCGGCGAAGGCACCCACTTCCTGATCCCATGGCTCCAGAAGCCCTACATCTTCGACATCCGCACCCGGCCCCACACCTTCTCCTCCGTCTCCGGCACCAAGGATCTCCAGATGGTCAATCTCACCCTCCGTGTCCTCTCGCGCCCCGAGGTCGCTCGCCTCCCACAGATCTTTAAAACCCTAGGGCTTGAGTACGACGAGAAGGTCCTCCCCTCCATCGGCAACGAGGTTCTGAAGGCCGTGGTGGCGCAATTCAACGCCGATCAGCTTCTCACCGAGCGCCCCCACGTGTCGGCGCTGGTGCGCGAGAGCTTGATTCGCCGCGCCAGGGATTTCAACATTGTTCTGGATGACGTGGCGATCACGCACTTGTCGTACGGGCTGGAGTTCTCGCGCGCCGTGGAGGCGAAACAGGTGGCTCAGCAAGAGGCGGAGCGGTCCAAGTTTGTGGTGGCCAAGACTGAGCAGGAGAGGCGTGCTGCGATTATCCGGGCACAGGGTGAGAGCGAGGCTGCGAAGCTCATCTCTGATGCGACTGCATCGGCGGGTATGGGACTGATCGAGCTCAGGAGGATCGAGGCATCCAGAGAGGTTGCTAACACACTTGCCAGGTCGCCCAATGTGTCTTACCTGCCTGGTGGGAAGAACATACTCTTCGGTCTCAACCCTCGTTGA
- the LOC137708096 gene encoding F-box protein SKIP14-like, translating to MVLNLSRGSILPAYPSSEPSLCSSVKYPDGYVMDQFKEKDLDGICDDPSSSWSSNLDLKNTHCKSELGGFCDRSADDIVDQLPVDPFGMEIRSTFTAIAGWFQGFEPDDESCSSGWDEGKAKVVDGGLFTGLNWVWNSAVWYQPEVCDLKFDGVSIPYDSFDGFGISDGGFVLDDNVEEFLSFSYMGDLDVFDGAKQLQVGTKEIQGCSIMCPDSEASAPHDAMFYALRFLGVKDLLSVERVCKSFRNAVRSDPLLWRSIIIDWPLNERITDDVLVKLTTRAQGTLQTLGLVHCVRITDSGLQGVFDSNPRLTKLSVPGCLKISVECILLNIRTLKSAGNPGIKQLRIAGLSGITEKQFEELKFLLGADNHIQLRAPKPRFFKGGLLYGSCDDDCPIDIEACPRCQRLSLVYDCPAKSCQGKQPADQTCRACTLCIARCISCGCCLKDCDYEETFCLDLLCLHCLESLLNCQEKHGEKGAAKCAIFCQENRYQFCLFG from the exons ATGGTTTTGAATCTCTCTCGTGGCTCAATCTTGCCGGCGTATCCGTCCTCGGAGCCTAGTTTGTGTTCTTCTGTTAAGTACCCTGATGGGTATGTGATGGATCAATTCAAGGAAAAGGATTTGGATGGTATTTGTGATGATCCGTCAAGTTCTTGGAGTTCCAATTTGGATTTGAAGAATACCCATTGTAAGAGTGAATTGGGTGGCTTTTGTGACCGTTCTGCTGATGATATTGTGGATCAATTGCCTGTCGATCCCTTTGGAATGGAGATTAGGTCTACGTTTACGGCGATCGCTGGTTGGTTTCAAGGTTTTGAACCGGATGATGAATCTTGTAGTTCTGGGTGGGATGAAGGAAAGGCAAAGGTGGTTGATGGCGGATTGTTTACCGGTCTGAATTGGGTTTGGAATAGCGCTGTGTGGTATCAGCCGGAAGTTTGTGACCTGAAATTTGATGGAGTATCAATCCCATATGATAGCTTTGATGGGTTCGGGATCAGTGATGGAGGTTTTGTATTGGATGACAATGTGGAGGAGTTTCTGAGTTTTAGCTATATGGGGGACTTAGATGTTTTTGATGGAGCTAAGCAACTGCAGGTTGGAACTAAGGAAATACAGGGTTGTAGCATCATGTGTCCTGATAGTGAGGCGAGTGCTCCGCATGATGCTATGTTTTATGCACTGCGTTTTCTTGGTGTTAAGGACCTTCTTTCGGTTGAAAGGGTTTGCAAGTCTTTTCGTAATGCAGTTAGAAGTGACCCTCTTCTATGGAGGAGTATTATCATCGATTGGCCGTTGAATGAGCGCATCACCGATGATGTTCTAGTAAAATTAACTACCAGGGCTCAAGGCACACTTCAAACCTTGGGTCTAGTGCATTGCGTAAGGATCACTGACAGTGGGCTGCAGGGTGTGTTTGACAGCAACCCGAGGTTGACAAAG TTAAGTGTTCCTGGATGTCTTAAAATCAGTGTTGAGTGCATCTTGTTAAACATAAGGACCTTGAAGTCTGCAGGCAACCCTGGAATAAAGCAGTTAAGAATTGCTGGTCTCTCTGGTATAACTGAGAAGCAGTTCGAAGAGTTGAAATTTTTGCTTGGTGCAGATAACCACATTCAACTTAGAGCCCCGAAACCTCGGTTTTTTAAAGGTGGGTTGTTGTATGGCTCTTGTGATGATGATTGTCCCATCGACATCGAAGCATGCCCCAGGTGCCAGAGACTTAGTTTAGTTTATGATTGCCCGGCAAAGAGTTGCCAAGGGAAACAACCTGCTGATCAGACATGTAGGGCTTGCACGCTCTGCATAGCTCGCTGTATTAGTTGCGGGTGCTGCCTTAAGGACTgcgattatgaggagacatttTGTCTAGACTTGCTTTGCTTGCATTGTTTGGAGAGTCTACTTAACTGTCAAGAGAAGCATGGAGAAAAGGGCGCTGCCAAGTGCGCCATATTCTGTCAGGAGAACAGGTATCAATTTTGCCTTTTTGGCTAA
- the LOC137708769 gene encoding trihelix transcription factor GT-4-like, with protein sequence MYHSEKPRAVDLYKGGGLEETETEMMMEVAAVNGRAPPHHQNQNEREQQQSSGGEGEEQELCAAVSSRAGGGPGGAAGPKKRAETWVQEETRSLIGFRREVDGLFNTSKSNRHLWDQISARMREKGFDRSPTMCTDKWRNLLKEFKKARHQVKVGARSAKMSYYEDLQDLLRDRTSNSNSATANSNHNSVSAAAAAVATPPKLDSFVRFSDKGLEDSTIPFGPMEANDRSALNLERQLDHDSGDPLAITAADAVAVNGVPPWNWREGPENGGEDHSSYCGRIITVKLGEYTRRIGIDGTGEAIKEAIKSAFRIRTKRAFWLEDEDQVVRSLDRDMPLGNYTLHLDEGITIKLCLYDDSDRIVRTEEITLYTEDDFRDFLARRGLMGLRELSGYRRVDTLDDLHSGAMYQGVRLLVD encoded by the exons ATGTACCACTCGGAGAAGCCCCGCGCCGTTGACTTATACAAGGGAGGAGGACTAGAAgaaacggagacagagatgatgATGGAGGTGGCGGCGGTGAATGGGAGAGCGCCACCtcaccaccaaaaccaaaacGAACGAGAGCAGCAGCAGAGCAGCGGTGGCGAGGGGGAGGAGCAGGAATTGTGTGCGGCTGTGAGCAGCAGAGCAGGAGGCGGTCCAGGCGGTGCCGCCGGGCCGAAGAAACGGGCGGAGACGTGGGTCCAGGAGGAGACCCGGAGCCTGATAGGGTTTAGGAGAGAGGTAGACGGGCTTTTCAACACGTCAAAGTCCAACAGGCACCTGTGGGACCAGATCTCGGCGCGGATGAGGGAAAAGGGCTTCGACCGATCGCCCACCATGTGTACGGACAAGTGGCGGAACTTGCTCAAGGAGTTCAAGAAGGCTCGCCACCAAGTTAAAGTCGGTGCTCGTTCTGCTAAGATGTCTTATTACGAGGACCTCCAGGACTTGCTCAGAGATCGCACCAGCAATTCCAACTCCGCCACCGCCAACAGCAACCACAATTCTGTTTCTGCTGCCGCCGCCGCCGTTGCCACTCCTCCCAAGTTAGATTCTTTCGTTCGATTTTCTGATAAAG GTCTTGAGGATTCAACTATTCCATTTGGGCCTATGGAAG CTAATGACCGATCGGCGCTCAATTTGGAGAGGCAGCTGGATCACGACAGCGGTGACCCGCTTGCTATTACTGCCGCGGATGCAGTTGCAGTCAATGGGGTTCCTCCTTGGAACTGGAGGGAGGGTCCTGAAAATG GAGGGGAGGACCATTCTTCTTACTGTGGAAGGATTATAACTGTTAAATTGGGGGAATACACCAGAAGGATTGGAATTGATGGGACCGGTGAAGCAATTAAGGAGGCGATCAAGTCTGCGTTCAGAATAAGAACTAAGCGGGCATTTTGGTTGGAGGATGAGGATCAGGTTGTTCGAAGTCTTGATAGGGATATGCCTTTGGGAAATTACACTCTCCACCTTGACGAAG GAATTACAATTAAACTTTGCCTCTACGATGACTCTGACCGCATAGTTCGAACTGAAGAAATAACGTTGTACACTGAGGATGATTTTCGTGATTTTCTTGCACGCCGAGGCTTGATGGGTTTGAGAGAGTTAAGTGGCTACAGACGCGTTGATACTTTAGATGATCTTCATTCTGGTGCAATGTACCAGGGGGTGCGACTTCTGGTGGACTGA
- the LOC137708773 gene encoding glyceraldehyde-3-phosphate dehydrogenase, cytosolic-like: MSYMFKYDTVHGQWKHHELKVKDDKALLFGDKPVKVFASRDPEQIPWGEAGAEYVVESTGVFTDKEKASLHLKGGAKKVIISAPSKDAPMFVVGVNEKEYKPDLDIVSNASCTTHCLAPLAKVIHDKFGIVEGLMTTVHSILVTTQKTVDGPSTKDWRGGRAAGTNIIPSSTGAAKVLIGR, translated from the exons ATG AGCTACATGTTTAAGTACGACACTGTTCACGGGCAATGGAAGCACCACGAGCTTAAGGTTAAGGATGATAAGGCCCTTCTCTTTGGTGACAAGCCAGTCAAAGTTTTCGCTTCTAG GGACCCCGAACAGATCCCGTGGGGGGAGGCCGGAGCGGAATATGTGGTCGAGTCCACCGGAGTTTTCACCGATAAGGAAAAAGCCTCTCTGCACTTAAAGGGTGGTGCAAAGAAGGTTATCATTTCTGCCCCAAGTAAGGACGCCCCAATGTTTGTTGTGGGTGTCAATGAGAAGGAGTACAAGCCAGATCTTGACATTGTCTCCAATGCCAGTTGCACTACCCACTGTCTTGCCCCATTGGCAAAG GTTATTCATGACAAGTTTGGTATTGTGGAGGGTCTTATGACTACCGTCCATTCTATTCTGGTGA CCACTCAAAAGACTGTTGACGGACCGTCGACGAAAGACTGGAGAGGTGGCAGAGCTGCTGGTACCAACATCATTCCCAGCAGTACTGGAGCTGCCAAGGTATTGATTGGACGATGA
- the LOC137708770 gene encoding cytosolic Fe-S cluster assembly factor NBP35-like — MENGEIPEDANEHCPGPQSESAGKSDACEGCPNQQICATAPKGPDPDVVAIAERMATVKHKILVLSGKGGVGKSTFSAQLAFALAAMDFQVGLLDIDICGPSIPKMLGLEGQEIHQSNLGWSPVYVEQNLGVMSIGFMLPDPDDAVIWRGPRKNALIKQFLKDVYWGELDFLIVDAPPGTSDEHISIVQYLDAGSIDGAIIVTTPQQVSLIDVRKEVSFCKKVGVHVLGVVENMSGLSQPLMDFKFLRMTETGEQVDVTEWAREQLKERSPEFSNIVAFTEVFDSSRGGAERMCGEMGVPFLGKVPLDPQLCKAAEEGRSCFVDQKCGVSAPALKKIVDKMMKNQGITAMLVDNDA, encoded by the exons ATGGAGAACGGTGAAATTCCCGAAGACGCCAACGAAC ATTGCCCGGGTCCGCAGTCCGAATCGGCTGGAAAATCCGACGCCTGCGAAGGATGCCCGAACCAGCAGATTTGTGCTACTGCTCCCAAGGGCCCCGACCCAg ACGTGGTTGCAATTGCAGAAAGGATGGCCACTGTAAAGCATAAGATACTGGTTTTATCAGGAAAAGGTGGAGTTGGCAAGAGCACATTCTCTGCCCAACTTGCATTTGCACTAGCAGCTATGGACTTCCAGGTGGGACTTCTTGATATCGATATTTGTGGCCCGAGCATCCCAAAGATGCTCGGCCTAGAAGGCCAAGAAATCCACCAGAGCAACCTTGGCTGGTCTCCTGTCTATGTTGAGCAAAACCTCGGGGTCATGTCAATTGGGTTTATGCTTCCAGATCCTGATGACGCTGTTATTTGGCGGGGGCCGCGTAAAAATGCGCTCATCAAGCAATTCTTGAAGGATGTTTATTGGGGTGAGCTTGATTTCCTGATAGTGGATGCTCCTCCTGGAACCTCGGACGAGCATATTTCAATTGTCCAATACCTTGATGCTGGCTCAATAGATGGTgcaatcatagtcaccactccACAACAGGTCTCCCTGATTGATGTTCGGAAAGAAGTAAGTTTCTGCAAGAAAGTTGGAGTTCATGTCCTTGGGGTTGTTGAAAACATGAGTGGTTTGTCCCAGCCATTgatggatttcaaatttttgagGATGACAGAGACCGGTGAGCAAGTAGACGTCACAGAATGGGCTAGGGAGCAGCTGAAAGAGAGATCGCCAGAATTTTCAAACATTGTAGCTTTTACTGAAGTGTTTGATAGCAGTCGTGGTGGAGCTGAAAGAATGTGCGGGGAAATGGGGGTACCCTTTCTGGGGAAGGTACCGTTGGACCCGCAGCTTTGTAAGGCGGCCGAAGAAGGTCGATCTTGTTTTGTTGATCAGAAATGTGGGGTGAGTGCACCTGCACTGAAGAAAATCGTtgataaaatgatgaaaaaccaGGGAATAACTGCAATGTTGGTCGACAACGATGCGTAG